Sequence from the Thermomicrobiales bacterium genome:
CCTGCGGTCAGCAAGGACTGCGCGATACGGTGTGAGCCGCGAGGTGAGGACAGTCGGTGGACGCCGCGCCGGTAGACCGCTGCGCAGCATCAGGATCACGATCACCAGTGCTAGTGAGCCGTCGAGCAGAAAGATGGTGCGCCACGAGATGACGGCTGCCAGAAACCCGCCGGCTGCCGCCGAGATCACTTGCCCGATCGCCGCCGCCATGACGGTGTAGCCGATGATGCTCTGACGCTCGCCATACGCAACCGTTTCGCCGATCCACGCGAGCGTCAGCGGGAAGACGGCTGCAGCGACCATGCCGGTGAGCAGCCGAAACAGCACCAGCGTGCGCAGGTCGGGCGCGATTGAGCAGAGCACCTCGCCGATCGCGAAGCCAACCAGCGCTGCGCAGATGACGCGGACGTGGCCAGTTCGGTCAGCCAGTGGTCCGTAGAACAGTTGAAAGAGTCCGTAGGGCAGGAGATAGGCGGTGACGATCAGCCCGGCCCGCCCGATCGTCACGTCAAGGTCGTCGGCGATGGCCGGCAGGATCGGCGTGATGACGCGCGAGTCGACCGAAACGACGAAGATGGCGGCGATCAGCAGCCAGAGCGTTTGTCGATGGGTCGACTCGCGCTGAGCGTCGATCACTCGCTCAGAAGCCGCTGTGCCACAGTCGGCGGGATCATCCAGCGTAGCCGTCCTGTACCCGGCGCGAGGTCGGCGTCAGGCAGGCCGATGCGCGCAATCGCGCCGGTCTTGAAGCCGATGCCGCAGTTCTGATCCTGATGCAGCAGGTGGCCAAGCAGCCAGGCGACGCCCGGCATGTGGCCGGCGGCCACGACCGTCTTCGGCTTGCCGTGGCTGGCGATCTCTGCCAGGACGCCGGCTGGTGATCCGCCGGGCGCAAGCTCGTCGCAGATCGTCGGTGCTGGTGCGCCCAGCCGCTCGGCGATGATCTCAGCTGTCTGTCGGGCGCGGACCAGCGGACTGCTCAGCACCAGATCGGGCGTCATGCCGAGCCGCGCCAGCAGGGCCGCCATCGTCTCGACCTCGGCGCGGCCTTCGTCAATCAGCCAGCGCATCTCGTCACTGGTGACGCGCTGATCGGCATGGTCGAGCGCCTTGCCGTGGCGGACGATGTAGATATCCATGAATCCGGTCTCCCGTAGTGTGCGATACCTAGCCGGCAAGCCCGAGCTTGACGATGCCTTCGCGCGCACCGCTGAGCATAAAGCCTGCGTCCGTCCCGGCGGTCAGATAGATGAAGCCCTGCTCGGCGCGGCGCAGCGCGTCGTCTGGCGTGAATGCCGCGAAGCCGGGGATCTTGCCGGTGTTCTTGCAGGCCTCGACAACCCGCTCGATTGCGCGGGCGTGGCGGTCGTCGTTGGCAGCGTCACGCGGATGGATGCCGAGCGACAGCGCCAGGTCGCCGGGTCCCACCCAGCAGCCATCGACGCCCGGAGTGGACATAATCGCTTCAGCGTTCTCGACCGCCTGAATGCTCTCTATCTGGACAGCGACGAACAGCTCATCGTTGATGCAATCGAAATAGTCCGAGCCATACCGGGATGCTGCGCCAGCGCCCCACGAGCGCGTGCCGGCCGGTGGGATGCGGCAAGCGTCGGCTGCAGCCTTGGCGTCTTCGGCGGTGTTCACCATTGGCACGATGATGCCGAGCGCGC
This genomic interval carries:
- a CDS encoding aldolase/citrate lyase family protein; protein product: MRTNDAKRKMLAGQPAFGYTLGLGSPIAAEQLSRLGPDFLFIDTQHGSFGPEQVSLTLMAIEAGGSVPMARVARNDYTLIGRLLDEGALGIIVPMVNTAEDAKAAADACRIPPAGTRSWGAGAASRYGSDYFDCINDELFVAVQIESIQAVENAEAIMSTPGVDGCWVGPGDLALSLGIHPRDAANDDRHARAIERVVEACKNTGKIPGFAAFTPDDALRRAEQGFIYLTAGTDAGFMLSGAREGIVKLGLAG
- a CDS encoding MFS transporter, whose product is MIDAQRESTHRQTLWLLIAAIFVVSVDSRVITPILPAIADDLDVTIGRAGLIVTAYLLPYGLFQLFYGPLADRTGHVRVICAALVGFAIGEVLCSIAPDLRTLVLFRLLTGMVAAAVFPLTLAWIGETVAYGERQSIIGYTVMAAAIGQVISAAAGGFLAAVISWRTIFLLDGSLALVIVILMLRSGLPARRPPTVLTSRLTPYRAVLADRRHALFLLLIFVEGGFTIGAFAYFGALLRDRDGYSYVAIGFIIALFGIASVATGRVIGRAARMLRERRMIAIGGSGVAIAYLLTTLQPSLVVFPIAMLLAGSTYILMHSTLQTRATELAPTARATGIALFAFALFLGSSLGAFVVAQSIDRYGYNATMVGLAVTTMMFTIVATARAIDWSQPGTVERDTRVK
- the sixA gene encoding phosphohistidine phosphatase SixA — protein: MDIYIVRHGKALDHADQRVTSDEMRWLIDEGRAEVETMAALLARLGMTPDLVLSSPLVRARQTAEIIAERLGAPAPTICDELAPGGSPAGVLAEIASHGKPKTVVAAGHMPGVAWLLGHLLHQDQNCGIGFKTGAIARIGLPDADLAPGTGRLRWMIPPTVAQRLLSE